A single Nicotiana tabacum cultivar K326 chromosome 5, ASM71507v2, whole genome shotgun sequence DNA region contains:
- the LOC107800810 gene encoding uncharacterized protein LOC107800810 gives MKHGTSELWIIFLILLFYTFNLISNVSASIHEYKDEQFIPKSNAFFFHGGTEGLYASKSSSNASPDKPLEGKSFIRFEDVVFLRTKESAEATNAMQSRTGLIETIILEVRDREKIGDAFAKSNALCCTPKLAQEKFCTVGEVMIQHNQDNPLWPLRIQTFFEGKNQEANMLPATVEINSTGMYYLYFMFCDPALKGTIIRGRTVWKNPDGYLPGRMVPLMTFYGLASLAYLVLGFFWFLKFVQFWKDVIQLHYQITAVIALGMSEMALWYFEYANLSATGSRPMVITIWAVTMTAVKKTLSRALLLVVSMGYGVVRPTLGGVTSKVYLLCLMYFIATEALELVEHLGSINDFSRKTKIYLVLPVVFLDASVILWIFSSLSKTLEKLQMRKSMAKLDLYRKFTNSLAIFVLLSIAWVGYELYFNASDPLSELWRISWIIPAFWSLLAFSLLVVICILWAPSSNPTRYAYAGETEDDYDEEAISLTSGVRIMTGVRVIGDSGTTLERKEKKGSALTELVSDKREDPEEDKRE, from the exons ATGAAACACGGCACTTCCGAGTTATGGATAATCTTTCTAATTCTACTCTTCTATACATTCAACTTAATCAGTAACGTATCAGCTTCAATTCACGAGTACAAAGACGAGCAATTTATTCCAAAATCCAATGCTTTCTTCTTCCATGGTGGAACTGAGGGTCTCTATGCGTCCAAATCATCATCGAATGCTTCCCCGGATAAACCACTTGAAGGAAAATCCTTCATCAG ATTTGAAGATGTTGTTTTTTTGAGGACAAAGGAGTCTGCTGAAGCAACAAATGCGATGCAGAGTCGAACTGGTTTGATTGAAACTATCATTCTTGAGGTCAGAGACAGAGAAAAGATTGGAGATGCTTTTGCAAAGTCTAATGCACTGTGTTGTACTCCAAAACTTGCTCAAGAGAAGTTCTGCACCGTAGGAGAGGTTATGATTCAGCACAACCAAGACAACCCACTGTGGCCACTACGTATTCAGACATTTTTTGAAGGAAAGAATCAGGAAGCAAATATGCTTCCCGCAACAGTTGAAATTAACAGTACAGGGATGTACTATCTTTATTTCATGTTTTGTGACCCAGCACTTAAGGGAACAATAATCAGAGGCAGGACGGTATGGAAAAATCCAGATGGCTACTTACCAGGGAGAATGGTACCATTGATGACTTTCTACGGACTTGCTTCTTTAGCCTATCTTGTGCTTGGTTTTTTCTGGTTCCTGAAGTTTGTCCAGTTTTGGAAGGATGTTATACAGCTACATTATCAGATTACTGCTGTTATTGCCCTTGGCATGTCTGAGATGGCGCTCTGGTATTTTGAATATGCAAATCTTAGTGCCACAGGAAGCAGACCTATGGTAATTACGATATGGGCAGTCACAATGACTGCTGTAAAGAAGACGTTGTCTCGTGCGCTTCTTTTAGTCGTTTCAATGGGTTATGGTGTTGTCCGGCCTACGCTTGGTGGTGTAACCTCAAAAGTGTATCTTTTATGCCTAATGTATTTTATTGCCACTGAGGCACTTGAACTTGTGGAGCATTTGGGCAGCATCAATGACTTCTCAAGGAAAACCAAGATATATCTGGTGCTGCCTGTTGTTTTCTTGGATGCATCAGTTATTTTGTGGATATTCTCATCATTATCCAAGACATTGGAAAAATTGCAG ATGCGGAAAAGCATGGCAAAACTTGATCTTTATAGAAAGTTTACCAATTCCCTTGCAATTTTTGTGCTGCTTTCCATTGCTTGGGTTGGCTATGAg CTGTACTTCAATGCAAGCGACCCGTTAAGTGAGCTATGGCGAATTTCCTGGATTATTCCAGCTTTTTGGAGTTTGCTTGCCTTTTCATTGTTGGTAGTAATATGTATTCTCTGGGCTCCTTCAAGTAATCCAACCAG ATATGCATATGCTGGGGAAACCGAAGATGATTACGATGAGGAAGCTATCTCTCTCACGAGCGGAGTGAGGATAATGACCGGAGTGAGGGTAATTGGTGACTCAGGGACCACGcttgaaaggaaagaaaagaaagggtcTGCTTTGACGGAGCTTGTGAGTGACAAAAGAGAAGATCCTGAGGAGGATAAGCGCGAGTAG